A single Suricata suricatta isolate VVHF042 chromosome 2, meerkat_22Aug2017_6uvM2_HiC, whole genome shotgun sequence DNA region contains:
- the MTERF1 gene encoding transcription termination factor 1, mitochondrial isoform X2, which yields MMAPRNFLCMRSNFLFGSRCWMIRFSAKVLLKLVSFRLYSVKCGNADSESSENEELLNNLLKMGVDVDKAKKRQPGVFNRMGTKEQDLKMFLLSKGASKEVIASIISRYPRAITRTPESLSERWDLWRRIMTSDLEIINILERSPESFFRSKNNLNLENNINFLYSVGLTHKCLCRLLTSAPRTFSNSLDLNKQMIEFLQEVCLSLGHNKPRDFVGKIIFKNPFILIQSTKRVKTNIEFLQSTFNLNNEQLLILLCGPGAKILDLSNDYVNRNYTNIKEKLFSLGCTEEDIHRFILSYPDMVFLGEKKFNDKIDCLIEEKIGISQIIENPRILDSSISTLKSRIKELVNAGYNLSTSNITLLSWSQKRYKAKLKKLNTE from the coding sequence ATGATGGCACCAAGAAACTTCTTGTGTATGAGAAGTAACTTTCTCTTTGGTTCAAGATGTTGGATGATCCGATTTTCTGCAAAAGTCCTCTTGAAATTAGTTTCATTTAGGCTTTATAGTGTGAAGTGTGGTAATGCAGACAGTGAGTCTTCAGAGAATGAAGAACTACTGAATAACCTACTTAAAATGGGAGTAGATGTTGACAAGGCAAAAAAACGACAGCCTGGAGTTTTTAATAGGATGGGAACTAAAGAGCAAGACCTGAAGATGTTCCTTCTATCCAAAGGAGCTAGCAAAGAAGTGATTGCTAGCATTATATCAAGATATCCACGAGCCATTACACGCACACCTGAAAGTCTTTCAGAACGGTGGGATCTGTGGAGAAGAATTATGACATCAGACCTTGAAATTATAAATATCCTGGAACGTTCTCCTGAATCTTTTTTTCGGTCCAAAAACAACCTAAActtagaaaataacataaatttcCTCTACTCAGTTGGATTGACCCATAAATGCCTTTGTCGATTGTTGACCAGTGCTCCACGTACCTTCTCCAATAGTCTTGATCTGAATAAACAGATGATTGAATTTTTACAAGAAGTCTGTTTGTCATTGGGTCACAATAAGCCCAGAGATTTTGTTgggaagataatttttaaaaaccctttcaTCTTAATTCAGAGTACTAAACGGGTGAAAACTAACATTGAGTTTTTACAGTCAACTTTTAACTTGAACAATGAGCAGCTGCTCATTCTGCTGTGTGGACCAGGAGCTAAAATTCTCGACCTTTCCAATGACTATGTCAACAGAAACTACACAAATATCAAAGAGAAGCTGTTTTCTCTTGGGTGTactgaagaagacatacacagGTTTATCTTAAGCTATCCAGATATGGTCTTCTTGGGAGAGAAAAAGTTTAATGATAAAATAGACTGCctcatagaagaaaaaattggCATATCACAAATAATTGAAAATCCTCGGATTTTGGATTCAAGcataagtactttaaaaagtcGAATCAAAGAATTGGTAAATGCTGGCTATAATTTAAGTACATCAAACATCACTCTTTTATCTTGGAGTCAAAAGAGATATAAAGCTAAATTGAAAAagttaaacactgaataa
- the MTERF1 gene encoding transcription termination factor 1, mitochondrial isoform X1 yields MQGPLSLRQTSIPKGLGYLTMMAPRNFLCMRSNFLFGSRCWMIRFSAKVLLKLVSFRLYSVKCGNADSESSENEELLNNLLKMGVDVDKAKKRQPGVFNRMGTKEQDLKMFLLSKGASKEVIASIISRYPRAITRTPESLSERWDLWRRIMTSDLEIINILERSPESFFRSKNNLNLENNINFLYSVGLTHKCLCRLLTSAPRTFSNSLDLNKQMIEFLQEVCLSLGHNKPRDFVGKIIFKNPFILIQSTKRVKTNIEFLQSTFNLNNEQLLILLCGPGAKILDLSNDYVNRNYTNIKEKLFSLGCTEEDIHRFILSYPDMVFLGEKKFNDKIDCLIEEKIGISQIIENPRILDSSISTLKSRIKELVNAGYNLSTSNITLLSWSQKRYKAKLKKLNTE; encoded by the exons ATGCAAGGTCCTCTCTCTTTAAGACAAACGAG CATTCCAAAAGGTTTGGGATACCTGACCATGATGGCACCAAGAAACTTCTTGTGTATGAGAAGTAACTTTCTCTTTGGTTCAAGATGTTGGATGATCCGATTTTCTGCAAAAGTCCTCTTGAAATTAGTTTCATTTAGGCTTTATAGTGTGAAGTGTGGTAATGCAGACAGTGAGTCTTCAGAGAATGAAGAACTACTGAATAACCTACTTAAAATGGGAGTAGATGTTGACAAGGCAAAAAAACGACAGCCTGGAGTTTTTAATAGGATGGGAACTAAAGAGCAAGACCTGAAGATGTTCCTTCTATCCAAAGGAGCTAGCAAAGAAGTGATTGCTAGCATTATATCAAGATATCCACGAGCCATTACACGCACACCTGAAAGTCTTTCAGAACGGTGGGATCTGTGGAGAAGAATTATGACATCAGACCTTGAAATTATAAATATCCTGGAACGTTCTCCTGAATCTTTTTTTCGGTCCAAAAACAACCTAAActtagaaaataacataaatttcCTCTACTCAGTTGGATTGACCCATAAATGCCTTTGTCGATTGTTGACCAGTGCTCCACGTACCTTCTCCAATAGTCTTGATCTGAATAAACAGATGATTGAATTTTTACAAGAAGTCTGTTTGTCATTGGGTCACAATAAGCCCAGAGATTTTGTTgggaagataatttttaaaaaccctttcaTCTTAATTCAGAGTACTAAACGGGTGAAAACTAACATTGAGTTTTTACAGTCAACTTTTAACTTGAACAATGAGCAGCTGCTCATTCTGCTGTGTGGACCAGGAGCTAAAATTCTCGACCTTTCCAATGACTATGTCAACAGAAACTACACAAATATCAAAGAGAAGCTGTTTTCTCTTGGGTGTactgaagaagacatacacagGTTTATCTTAAGCTATCCAGATATGGTCTTCTTGGGAGAGAAAAAGTTTAATGATAAAATAGACTGCctcatagaagaaaaaattggCATATCACAAATAATTGAAAATCCTCGGATTTTGGATTCAAGcataagtactttaaaaagtcGAATCAAAGAATTGGTAAATGCTGGCTATAATTTAAGTACATCAAACATCACTCTTTTATCTTGGAGTCAAAAGAGATATAAAGCTAAATTGAAAAagttaaacactgaataa